The DNA window AGGAAAACAAATATCAGATTTTGATAACCTGTTTCTGGTGCACCACAGAGTTGCAAAAAAACCAACATAGCCTCTTCCTAGCattaaaggggtaatatgatttagctaaaaataacattattttgtgtgtttggtgtaatgtaatgtgaTTATGAAGTTTagggttcaaaaaacacattttcaacatACTGTGCATTATTGTTTTACCTCTATGTCCCGCCTTTCTGAAGCGCATCATTCTTTACAAAACTCATCGCAAAAAAGCgagagctctgattggccagctatccagtgtgctGTGATTGTGAATGCCAAAACTGTATGCCAAAAGCGTGTAACAGAATTGTTATGCCCCTTGCCATACTGCGATGCCTGTCCCAGTCAGAACACTGGTGCGACAcgacgtttgaatcatcagtggcaaatcctttacatatgaaaacgtacttacagactgagagtcagaacagccagcatgtagtctactctcccaggatcaagaaacagtcctccataaaatctGCTGCACACATTCGAATATTTAGGTttaaactgttctggaacagtgttgtaaatgcaacttaaccactgatttctagtcgtgtccacttttggaaagcaaaacaaaaaaaaagtagtttcacGTTCATAATGAAACACagcttctccacaacatggtgctGGCAACaacattgtgatgtagacatgtgggggcgtgtttaaacaagccgTTTTTGGAAGtcatggacgagtcttaacttttataaagaatatctctttggatttgagactttagtctttgcagctttacagatcttctttaggCACCAAACTGGTAACACTCCATCTTCCCTATGTACCTCCTCTGGATAATTAACAAACGTACgttattttacactttaaaatcCTTGAAACACGGTGCTTACATAAGCTTCAAGTAACTATAGTACACATTAATTTGCTGTcaatcatcaaaaaaataaaataaaacatgcgtaAATCGATTACAGGTGTACATGGGGGGTTAAAACAACACTTGGTAAGCAAAATATGAAAATGAGTAATAAACAACAGGCATTCAAATGGAAGCTCTAGGTGAGCAGCTGTCTGACACACCAGTTCTCACACTCACATCTCCGTCGCCATTTTACAAACCTATTCACACTGCTTATTCATTCTCGCGTCCCCCATCTTCAAGAAGTACCTCTGCAGCACTGACCTGAGCTCTGACAGTCACCGTGCACAAAATCACTTCGGGGTActtaaatgttgcatttatttacataGAAGCATAATAGATCTGCATGTATTTCCTTtatacaacaaaaaacaatttctCCTTTAATATTCCGTCACAATTGAGCGTGAGCGCGATTTATTTAGTTCCCGTTCAAGGGGCTGACCGTCATTACCACAATTCAGAGCTAAATAGAACAAAAGCCTGCCGTTGAGACAACAAAGCGGTTGGtagatgaataaattatttacacAAATCTCATATGCGGGTTCGACTCGCAAAGTAATATCTTGCTATTCAGTGTTATGTTCATTAACTTCAGCTTGGAAATCTCCAGCACAATACAAACTAGTTATACAACCCAACAAAAACACCATTGTGATGAGTTCGATCacacctgcattttttttttcaaagactacatctgtgtgttttgactaTTTGTACAAACACGTAACAGATTATGCATGTGTGGTCACTAACGTCGTTAGACAGCCTTTGGTCAAGTAAATCTTATATGTATAGCGCTTTTTGCAATTTGCAtggttttaaagcagctttacagaagaaTATAACGTTAATGTTTATAATACCTTCATGTATTCGTCGCACGAAGCTGGGCGattatatagtttacattttgcaaacaATCATGTAGTTGATACTTGCAATGCAGTTTCGCTTTACTTGGCCATACTGCATGTATATGAATGCGGATAAAGCTGGATGTATGTAAAAATCCAACATTTTATAGAGAACTGTGCGATATAGTTAATGTTTTGGGACGATACGAAGTCAAATGTGTTCGACGTGTAATACACGATACTGCGATGTCACTACTGAGGGAAAAATCTCACCACGCTGTTTCAGATGAAGACAGACTCGCACCATTTAGCTCCAACAAACCGTGCTATTCTGATTTAGTTACGCCTTCCAACCGAAGCCAGGTTGTAACTTATGAGTGAATTCATTGAAAAACGACACCTTGCATTACCTGAATCCATACAGGTCAGAAATGGGCATAACACCCCCTCAGATATGAGGGTATAACGTGTAGATATAGATGGTTTTGAACTCTAGAGGTTTCTTTTAACACTAAAGATCACATCTTGCTGccatgctaaacaaaacatttcaccTCACCGCCATTCATACACAAACTTCTGGCTGACAACTTAAACGTCGTAATTGGTGCAGTAATAGGAACCGTCGCCAAGTTTATATAATGCCACATTAATTTGCAGGTTGGCACATTTTCAAACATAAACTGGTCTTGAAAGTAATCCCCACACTGCTATTGTTTGACTTCTTTTGGACGCAGCCACTGACGGTCAGCGCTCGCCTGACATTCATGACATCTGAGCCGAGAAAGCTCAAAACAACACCCACTGTAATGCCTTCAGTAGTACAGACACCATTTAACCCATTCAACTCGCtcgcagtatttttttttttcaaccatcgATCAATAAACGTTACTACCTTTAAGATGTGCTACTAACATCTGGGTTGCAAATTTTAAAAAGCAAGACGAAGCCAATAGTTATGCAGCTACAAGTAATGCGCTTGTATGCGACCCTCCGTGCTAATTAGCAACCTAGCGACGACTGCGACTCTCGAAAGCTAACTCACTAGCCAGCGTACGTTAAGTGAGCCAAAACAAGCCAACTCCATAGCAGCGTCGCTGCGAAAGTTGTGGCACACATTTAAGCTGTTTAACTCTGCACCGGTGTGCTGCTATTGTTTCCCCCCAAAACACTTGAAGGAAGCACATTGCTGGATGTTGTCTCGGCAAATCGTCACTTACCGTTTGAAGTGCTCGATAATCTTTTCCTCTCGTACGTTTTCTGGTAAATTCCCCACCCATAAATGTCTGGTTTCCCGGACCATACTGCGTTTTGGTGTCCCCCGATCATACAGAATATTTTACAGAGTTAAATCCGACTGACTGAGTGTGGTGGGGCAAGTAGTTCCTCTGACTCGACACTACGATTGGACCCGCTTGCACTTGAAAGCTGTGTTGACTACGAGAGCCTGAACCTTGCTGTCGAGGAGCGCGCTCCGGTTCATGACGAGATCGCGCATATGCAATAAGCACTCGGAATTCCACATGGATAAAATCGGACATgacatattttattgtaaatcacTTTGAAATATACAAACATTCATTAATTGGATAAATGCCCTGTGTACACTTGCAATGTAAAAGTCAGACTTGGTTTCATTTGCTTTAGTTTGAAATTTGACAGCCTATTTGTAGAATGTGTCTTTAAATTGCAAGTTAATCGTTATCGTGGGTTGTAAATGTATGAGACTTGTGGTTTACCGCAAACTTTTTATCTGCGAGTCAGTGGCTGGACGGTGTTGACAGTATTATTAGTTTCAGTAAGTTACTGCTGCTTTGTATACGTTTGCACATCCATTTGTTTTCCCAAAATCCAGGTGGGGACTTTCTGTTTGATATACGACTTACAAGTCAAAACCAAAGACATGGCGAGGTCCTCTGTAGTGGAGTAGTGTATTTAGAAGAAATAACTTATTCAACTGGATTCTCTCTAGATGATAATAATAGTTTCATCTGTAACTGTGGGATATTAGTGGTCGGTCATCTCCCAGTCTTAACTACAACGAGAACGATGCCTTTAGCGTGATTAGTTACTTGAAAAGACAAGCATCGCGTAGAATGTAAGCTTAATAATTAATGAGTACAGCCTGTTTACATAAAAGGATCAACTGTCCAAAATGTAAATACAGGCGATGATTAATCACCTTGTTGCAATCAAATGCTGTACTGAAGAAACACCCAAATATAATGTCCAATCATATAACATTTccttattaaaacaaacatttgacaGTTTTCCAACTATGCACGAGGCGTGAGATCTGATGTACGCATGCGCCAGAATGCGGCAAAACAGGGACTGCAATGGATGAATGGCGCGTGCGCTTTACACGCCCACATAGAGTTTTGACAAAGAGCAATTACAAACCCTCAGACTGGCAGAAAATTCTGGAACTTGTACTGAGGTGGAGCTGGTTCTCAAACTGGATCTTGAGCAAGCCACATAATCTTCAGATTCAGTCTTGAGGCTTCACTGGAATTGCATGGACTTTCTGGATCTGCCTAAATCCTTAATATTTATGGAGTAGaactaataaaatgtaattctttgACAGTGGATTTGGGATTGGTTGCACGTTGGAAATACAAACGCGCACTTTAGGCCTAAACAATATTGTTGCATGTTATACAATAAATGAATCCCCTGGATACTTGGACAACAATATTCTTTTCTTCTTCCTGTTTCCAAGCACCACAAGACGGTGTGGCAAACTTCTAAGGACATGAAGACATTTACTgctaaattgctaaaaaaaaaaataataattataatgtgttTATTCGACAGAGGAAACAACGGgattataaacaaaacagcgaCAGAATGTGGAATGCGTTTGCGAGAAATGGTTTGTGCTTGTGTGCTGGAGCGCTTTAAAACACCCTGGAACAGCCTCACCGTGgagaattaaacacttgcagatCGCATGCCCGCGTCACAAACAGACCACACACTCGATGTTCGTGAATGTTCAGATGTTAATTTTTGGCGCCAGTTATTGAAAGAATGTTCTTTGAAATATGACGCCATTTTGAGCATAACCTAgtgtagggggaaaaaaaacacaacaaaagaaaTGACAGCGCCACGGCCATTTTGTTTCCAGTGGAGCTATTTTGGGTTCAAGTTCAGTATAACTTCTTTAGCACTTGGAGGGTTCCAAGGGCTAAAAATGTAACAAGACAACACGCAATTATTTAGTGAGTGTAATTGCTTCTTTGAGCTGTTTTTGTTGTATTAGTTACCTTTATTATAATGCCTGGGTGACCCTAGCAAATACAACTATCTGTTTCTATCTGTACCTATTCAAGTCATAGGCTAGATAATCAGAATAAATATCCTTTGTGGCAAGaattgacatttaatttaatcacGTAAAGTTCTCtaattatatatttgatttaaaaaacgtATTTAGGTATAGAGGGAATGCAATTCATTGCACTGaatagttatatttattataatggaAGGCATTCATAAGATTTTTTCATGCAGTACTAAAATGCAACTGGAGTAAAGCTAAATGgactttaaatatgaataatctttactaaaatgtgaatttttcaGACGAACAACAGACCCTCATGGGATTATGTTTACGACCTAGATTGTATTTTGAAGAGAACacgtgtgtgtacagtatataaatagaCTTATACATAAGTCAAGTTTGTTTTCATCCAACCCTATTCCAGTTTCCTTTCCAATGTCCCTTGTTCCTCCCGTTTTCCGTGGCTTTTTAACGGGCCTTTAGACACATAGGTGACATGCTGTGAAAATACAGTATGTGGTTACATTTTATGCACATAATCTTAGTTAGCTAATTGATGCCTTGAGGATCAGATGAAGAGATCAGCAAATGCAATTAATTATTAGTTCTAACCTGATATATGGCTTCCAAAAGGTCATGAGACGGTAACAGGCACACAGCTTCACCAATGAAGCAGATTAGAACATGGAGCACATCTGACCAGCTGCCCACTGTAATCAGTAACACAAAAAGCCCACCCAGGCGCACAAAGACTGTATTGAGAATCTGTTGGCCGGGCGGTTGATGTCGATCCTCTGAAAGATTGATTATATACTTATGATTAGATTAGAAATGATGGCCAGTGTTgacatgaaatttaaaatattgttaaaatgttgtttatatatatttatatttacacacacacacatacatatatatatatatatatatatatatatatatatatatatatatatatatatacaattttaaataaatgctgtgcttttGAATTCCAGTGAAAAGAAAAGTGGTTAAACTATTAAGTGTTGCCATTTGATTGTCTTACCATTCATGCTCACAACCAGAAGAGTGTAGCAGATTGTGAGTGGGGTCCAAAATTTCAGAGCTTCAGTGGTTGATAGAAAGTGCTGGTTTATGTTTGATATGGCAGCAATTCCAGATACACTAAAAGTTATAATTAGGGCAACGCAGAGCCAGGCTAATATAGAAGTGCCAGTGGTTAATAGTCCAATACAAAGTCCACAATAGCGCTGTGAACTGTGTATTGGGTACATTGTATTAACATGTCGCCATACTCTGCTGCACCTGTTTGCCAAGAACCAGCTCAGTCCAACTGCAAGGAGGAGGCTTAGCCAGCCTTGCGGTGCCCCCTCATGGAGGAAATTTAGGCTGCAGGTTAGAGCGCAGCCCAAGGAGAACTGGCACTGGATAATCAGCAGTAACAATGGGTCCATTAttgagtcctgaaaaaaaaaaaaagaacaagaacattTTATCTAGAATGATAACGAGTTGTCATGCACAAATCTATTAAATGTCATAAATCACTTATGCTCGTACTGATCCTCCTGTGATCCGTGCTGAAATGGCTCTAAGGGAGAACTCTAAAACTATTAGTGATGCAACACGAGAGCCCACAACAGAAAGAACCACAGTTAGGATCCAGAACTGGATTTTCTC is part of the Carassius auratus strain Wakin chromosome 27, ASM336829v1, whole genome shotgun sequence genome and encodes:
- the LOC113045607 gene encoding transmembrane protein 82-like; translation: MLSFISRFVPSVPSCLTLSALPLHSVLQGLVGACGIWVLRNLLKTYLYVEAQSITDPETDIKRRNRLNGGLKEKIQFWILTVVLSVVGSRVASLIVLEFSLRAISARITGGSDSIMDPLLLLIIQCQFSLGCALTCSLNFLHEGAPQGWLSLLLAVGLSWFLANRCSRVWRHVNTMYPIHSSQRYCGLCIGLLTTGTSILAWLCVALIITFSVSGIAAISNINQHFLSTTEALKFWTPLTICYTLLVVSMNEDRHQPPGQQILNTVFVRLGGLFVLLITVGSWSDVLHVLICFIGEAVCLLPSHDLLEAIYQHVTYVSKGPLKSHGKREEQGTLERKLE